In Mycobacteriales bacterium, a single genomic region encodes these proteins:
- a CDS encoding NAD(P)-dependent oxidoreductase gives MTAVAFLGLGRMGVPMAAHVARAGHPLTVWNRTPGKAGPLLELGATEAGSVETAVDGAEVVVLMLFGPDSVRDVLTDVCAAAAPGTLVVDASTIGPEAAHGFGATCAKAGLRYVDAPVAGSTGPATDGTLGVLVGGAQQDYDDALPLLHLWGDPARVRRVGEVGAGSALKLCVNQGLGVMAAGLGESLRLGRDLGLDRTVLLDVLGGTAYGWYLGQKRAMVEAGDYAATTFSLDLLAKDLDLVVTAADSDLEVTRACLDQARRALAAGHSGEDYAAVTGHVADEGQADSH, from the coding sequence ATGACTGCTGTCGCCTTCCTCGGGCTCGGGCGGATGGGCGTGCCGATGGCCGCCCACGTCGCGCGCGCCGGCCATCCGCTGACCGTGTGGAACCGCACCCCCGGCAAGGCCGGGCCGCTGCTCGAGCTCGGTGCGACCGAGGCGGGGTCCGTCGAGACCGCGGTCGACGGCGCCGAGGTTGTCGTGCTCATGCTCTTCGGGCCCGACTCGGTACGCGATGTCCTCACCGACGTGTGTGCCGCGGCCGCCCCCGGCACCCTCGTGGTCGACGCCTCGACCATCGGGCCCGAGGCCGCGCACGGGTTCGGCGCGACCTGCGCGAAGGCCGGGTTGCGCTACGTCGACGCCCCCGTCGCCGGCTCGACCGGTCCGGCGACCGACGGCACGCTGGGCGTGCTCGTCGGTGGCGCACAGCAGGACTACGACGACGCGCTGCCACTGCTGCACCTCTGGGGCGACCCCGCCCGCGTCCGTCGGGTCGGTGAGGTCGGTGCCGGGTCGGCGCTCAAGCTCTGCGTCAACCAGGGCCTCGGCGTCATGGCCGCCGGCCTGGGTGAGTCGCTGCGGCTCGGCCGCGACCTGGGCCTCGACCGCACCGTCCTGCTCGACGTCCTCGGCGGCACCGCCTACGGCTGGTACCTCGGCCAGAAGCGCGCCATGGTCGAGGCCGGCGACTACGCCGCGACGACGTTCTCCCTCGACCTCCTGGCCAAGGACCTCGACCTCGTCGTCACCGCCGCCGACAGCGACCTCGAGGTCACCCGCGCGTGCCTCGACCAGGCCCGCCGCGCACTGGCCGCCGGCCACTCCGGCGAGGACTACGCCGCGGTCACCGGGCACGTGGCCGACGAGGGAC